One segment of Alnus glutinosa chromosome 2, dhAlnGlut1.1, whole genome shotgun sequence DNA contains the following:
- the LOC133861103 gene encoding trans-resveratrol di-O-methyltransferase-like has product MMGLSNEVSASELLQAQAQIWYYACNYVNSMSLKSAIQLGIPDTIHNHGQPMTLSKLVGALHLHPSKSHGIYRLMRLLVHSGFFAQQKVAENDEQEGYILTPASRLLLKDEPLRAAPLAVLLLEPSFITPWNCMTTWFQSNDPTPFEMANGRTFWDHLAHEPTFKNAFYEAMHTDSKLIAAVLIEEFKWAFEGLKSLVDVGGGSGTMAIAIADAFPDIKCTVFDLPHVVANLERTKNLDFIEGDMFEAIPPGNAILLKWILHDWNDEESVKILKLCREAICKDEEGKVIIIDMVLENQETDEKTTETQLCFDLLMMVNVNGRERNEKEWKKLFLAAGFSHYNITPIMGLRSLIEVYP; this is encoded by the exons ATGATGGGTTTGAGCAATGAAGTTAGTGCGAGTGAACTACTTCAAGCTCAAGCTCAGATATGGTATTATGCTTGCAATTACGTAAACTCAATGTCCCTTAAATCTGCTATTCAGCTAGGCATCCCAGACACCATCCATAACCATGGCCAACCCATGACTCTTTCAAAGCTTGTCGGAGCCCTCCATCTCCACCCTTCCAAATCTCATGGCATCTACCGCCTTATGCGCCTCCTTGTCCACTCTGGCTTTTTCGCCCAACAAAAAGTTGCTGAAAATGATGAGCAAGAAGGGTATATCCTCACACCTGCTTCCCGCCTTCTCCTGAAAGATGAGCCCTTGAGGGCAGCGCCACTTGCGGTTCTGCTGCTCGAACCCAGTTTTATTACCCCGTGGAATTGCATGACTACTTGGTTCCAAAGCAACGATCCCACACCGTTTGAGATGGCAAATGGGAGGACATTTTGGGATCACCTGGCTCATGAACCAACGTTCAAAAACGCGTTTTATGAGGCCATGCACACTGACTCCAAGCTAATCGCGGCGGTTTTGATCGAGGAGTTTAAATGGGCCTTCGAAGGATTGAAATCCTTGGTTGATGTTGGCGGTGGCTCAGGAACTATGGCTATTGCCATTGCCGACGCTTTCCCCGACATAAAGTGCACTGTGTTTGATCTTCCACATGTTGTTGCTAACTTGGAGAGGACCAAGAACTTGGACTTCATTGAAGGGGACATGTTTGAAGCAATACCTCCTGGAAATGCCATTTTGCTCaag TGGATTCTGCATGACTGGAATGACGAAGAAAGTGTGAAGATATTGAAGCTGTGTAGAGAAGCAATTTGCAAAGACGAGGAAGGGAAGGTGATAATCATAGACATGGTCCTCGAAAACCAGGAAACCGACGAGAAGACAACTGAAACACAACTCTGCTTCGATTTGTTGATGATGGTGAACGTTAACGGCAGAGAGCGTAATGAAAAGGAATGGAAGAAGCTCTTCTTGGCTGCTGGCTTCAGTCATTATAACATAACTCCTATAATGGGCCTCAGGTCT